A genome region from Dolichospermum compactum NIES-806 includes the following:
- the ylqF gene encoding ribosome biogenesis GTPase YlqF, with amino-acid sequence MSITQNYKLNLIQWYPGHIAKAEKNLKEQLKRVDVVLEVRDARIPITTNHPQMNEWVGTKARILVLNRVDMILPQVRSRWIEWFKNQGEVPYFTNAQHGQGVTAIAKAAQAAGIELNQRRTDRGMLPRPVRAVVIGFPNVGKSALINRLIGKRVVESAARPGVTRQLRWVRISEQLQLLDAPGVIPARLDSQAAAIKLAICDDIGEAAYDNQLIAAAFVDILNELQETHSHSLPPHPLLSRYEIDSIIYTGEDYLQVLAEHRYKGDVERAARQMITDFRKGLLGNISLELPPF; translated from the coding sequence ATGTCAATCACACAAAATTACAAATTAAATCTGATTCAATGGTATCCCGGACACATTGCCAAAGCTGAAAAAAATCTCAAAGAACAGCTAAAACGGGTTGATGTGGTTTTAGAAGTAAGAGATGCCCGTATTCCTATAACTACAAATCATCCCCAAATGAATGAATGGGTGGGAACAAAAGCCAGGATATTGGTACTCAACCGGGTGGATATGATTTTGCCACAAGTGCGATCGCGTTGGATAGAGTGGTTTAAAAATCAAGGTGAAGTTCCATATTTTACCAACGCCCAACATGGTCAAGGTGTCACCGCCATAGCCAAAGCCGCCCAGGCAGCGGGTATTGAACTTAACCAACGCCGCACGGATAGAGGAATGTTGCCTCGTCCCGTCCGGGCTGTCGTCATTGGTTTTCCCAATGTCGGTAAATCCGCCTTAATTAACAGGTTGATAGGAAAACGAGTCGTAGAAAGTGCCGCCCGTCCCGGTGTTACCAGACAACTACGGTGGGTGAGAATTTCCGAACAATTACAATTATTAGATGCCCCTGGTGTCATTCCCGCCAGACTGGACAGTCAAGCTGCAGCAATCAAATTAGCTATTTGTGATGATATTGGTGAAGCAGCTTATGACAATCAACTCATAGCCGCAGCATTTGTAGATATACTGAACGAACTTCAGGAAACACATTCTCATTCATTACCACCACATCCATTACTGTCACGGTATGAGATAGATTCCATCATCTATACGGGAGAAGACTATTTACAAGTCTTAGCAGAACATCGTTATAAAGGTGATGTAGAACGCGCCGCCAG
- a CDS encoding VOC family protein: protein MQYNSVIVTIATVNFDNIVSFYTQLLEQKPQKLIPNVYAEFHIFGLKLGIFIPKSTNEPEFFVNSQSPLSLCLEVNNLETAISHLTSLGCTSQREISVASHGQEIYAYDPDGNRLILHQSH, encoded by the coding sequence ATGCAATATAATAGTGTCATCGTTACCATAGCCACAGTTAATTTTGATAATATAGTCAGCTTCTATACTCAATTACTAGAACAAAAACCACAGAAACTCATTCCCAACGTCTATGCTGAGTTTCACATTTTTGGGTTAAAGTTAGGTATTTTTATACCTAAATCCACAAACGAGCCAGAATTTTTTGTTAATTCCCAAAGTCCGCTCAGTTTATGTTTGGAAGTGAATAATTTAGAAACTGCCATATCTCACCTGACATCTTTAGGCTGTACCTCGCAAAGAGAAATTTCTGTAGCTTCTCACGGACAAGAAATTTATGCCTACGACCCCGACGGCAACCGTCTGATTTTACATCAATCTCATTAA
- a CDS encoding protein kinase domain-containing protein, whose translation MRYIDQIGQALECVHERKLLHRDVKPSNILLRRESKEGACASLRFTS comes from the coding sequence TTGCGCTACATTGACCAAATCGGACAAGCTTTAGAATGTGTTCATGAACGGAAACTTTTACACCGAGATGTCAAACCCAGTAATATTTTGTTGCGACGGGAAAGCAAGGAAGGTGCTTGTGCTTCCTTACGGTTTACTAGTTAA
- a CDS encoding pyridoxal phosphate-dependent aminotransferase — MKLAARVSQVTPSITLAIAAKAKAMKAEGIDVCSFSAGEPDFDTPAHIKAAAAKALDEGKTKYGPAAGEPKLREAIAHKLKNDNGLNYKSENVLVTNGGKHSLYNLIVALIDPGDEVIIPAPYWLSYPEMVTLVGGKSVIVETDASNGYKITPEQLKKAITPKTKLFVLNSPSNPTGMVYTPGEIKALAQVIVDADIYVVSDEIYEKILYDGAEHISIGSLGEEIFSRTLISNGFAKGYSMTGWRLGYLAGPLEIIKAASTIQGHSTSNVCTFAQYGAIAALESSQDCVEEMRQAFAKRRQVMFERLNTIPGLSCPKPDGAFYLFPDISKTGLKSLEFCNAILESHQVALIPGVAFGADKNIRLSYATDMETIEKGMDRLEKFVRSRI; from the coding sequence ATGAAGCTGGCAGCAAGAGTAAGTCAGGTAACACCCTCCATCACCTTAGCCATCGCAGCTAAAGCTAAGGCTATGAAAGCCGAGGGTATAGATGTTTGTAGTTTTAGCGCGGGTGAACCGGATTTTGATACCCCAGCGCATATCAAAGCCGCAGCCGCAAAGGCTTTGGATGAAGGTAAAACCAAGTATGGTCCAGCCGCTGGAGAACCAAAATTACGGGAAGCGATCGCTCACAAGCTAAAAAATGATAATGGTCTTAATTATAAGTCAGAGAATGTCCTTGTCACCAATGGCGGTAAGCATTCTCTGTATAATTTGATTGTGGCATTGATTGACCCCGGTGATGAGGTAATTATCCCTGCACCATATTGGCTAAGTTATCCCGAAATGGTGACATTAGTTGGTGGTAAGTCTGTGATTGTGGAAACAGACGCTTCCAATGGCTACAAAATCACCCCGGAACAGCTAAAAAAAGCTATTACCCCAAAAACAAAGTTATTTGTCCTTAACTCCCCTTCTAACCCCACAGGGATGGTCTACACGCCAGGGGAAATTAAGGCTCTGGCGCAGGTAATAGTTGATGCAGATATCTATGTTGTATCTGATGAGATCTATGAAAAAATTCTCTATGATGGTGCAGAACATATCAGCATAGGTTCTTTAGGTGAGGAAATCTTTTCTCGCACCTTAATTAGTAACGGTTTTGCTAAAGGTTACTCAATGACAGGTTGGCGTTTGGGTTACTTAGCAGGACCATTGGAAATTATCAAAGCCGCTAGTACCATTCAAGGACATAGTACATCAAATGTGTGTACTTTTGCTCAATATGGAGCGATCGCCGCTTTGGAAAGTTCCCAAGACTGTGTAGAGGAAATGCGTCAAGCTTTTGCTAAACGTCGTCAGGTGATGTTTGAAAGACTCAACACTATTCCGGGTTTGAGTTGTCCTAAACCAGACGGTGCTTTTTACCTCTTCCCGGATATCAGTAAAACTGGTTTGAAATCCCTGGAATTTTGCAACGCTATCCTGGAATCTCATCAAGTTGCACTGATTCCCGGTGTCGCTTTTGGTGCTGATAAAAACATTCGTCTTTCCTATGCTACGGATATGGAAACGATTGAAAAGGGAATGGATAGATTAGAGAAATTCGTCCGTTCTCGGATTTAG
- a CDS encoding ArnT family glycosyltransferase, giving the protein MNNVYLVLIIAISLLLRIYNLANNPIALNQDEAINGYDAYSLIATMRDHHGNFLPIMLESFGDWVSPVITYITIPFVQLFGLSEFSIRLPVALLGVGTVVLIYLFSLQVLNDKKLALIAAFLLAIIPWHITLSRWAIPPSIVPFFMLLFMTVFLWAVKNNPKQSYRLIIASICAGILTYSYPSQKLFVPLLLIALMIIFLRKNITKITMFLLSYIIFVSPIYLLTFADPDRYNGRFKIVSIFGQEENIFIIFGKFLLRYLSYFSPEFNFGISDSNVMQRVPGFGANYDFLSVFFYIGILGCFTLAFKKDSLTYPHRQIILLLLAWLFIAPIPASLTETYYHTLRMIHGLPLTIIFVIFGLKIIVDSIKDIQLKKKLIVIVIFLGIMNIPSFSYVYFHRYPQQTLTREMFQYGIKDFMNYVIINQDRFNKIVIDNQINQPYIYYLFYAKYDPKLINHLEIQPDKEIKKVGKYEFRNIDNQEIINTQEIYQVNDKDRIWYKIYERNDRVLFVKKVT; this is encoded by the coding sequence ATGAATAATGTCTATTTGGTGTTAATAATTGCGATTTCTCTATTACTGAGAATATATAATCTTGCTAATAATCCTATTGCGTTAAATCAAGATGAAGCCATAAATGGTTATGACGCATACTCCCTAATTGCTACCATGCGGGATCATCATGGGAATTTTCTGCCAATTATGTTGGAATCTTTTGGTGATTGGGTATCACCTGTTATCACTTATATCACAATTCCTTTTGTACAATTATTCGGATTATCAGAATTTTCGATCCGCTTACCTGTTGCCTTATTAGGAGTGGGTACGGTCGTTCTTATATACTTATTTAGTCTACAAGTTCTTAATGATAAAAAATTAGCCTTAATAGCTGCTTTTCTTCTGGCAATTATACCCTGGCATATCACCCTTTCCAGATGGGCTATTCCTCCCAGCATTGTGCCATTTTTTATGCTGTTATTTATGACAGTATTTTTATGGGCTGTTAAAAACAATCCAAAACAATCTTATAGGTTAATTATAGCATCCATTTGTGCAGGAATACTAACCTATTCTTACCCAAGTCAAAAATTATTTGTGCCACTTCTATTAATAGCATTAATGATAATTTTCTTGCGTAAGAATATCACTAAAATAACCATGTTTTTATTAAGTTATATCATTTTTGTATCGCCAATATATTTATTAACTTTTGCTGATCCTGATAGATACAACGGTAGGTTTAAGATTGTTTCAATTTTTGGTCAAGAAGAAAATATATTTATTATTTTTGGGAAATTTTTATTAAGATATTTGAGCTATTTTTCACCAGAGTTTAACTTTGGTATTAGTGATTCTAATGTTATGCAGAGAGTTCCCGGCTTTGGTGCTAATTATGATTTTCTATCAGTATTTTTTTATATAGGAATTCTGGGATGTTTTACTCTAGCTTTTAAGAAAGATAGTTTAACTTATCCACATCGTCAGATCATCTTATTATTACTTGCATGGCTTTTTATTGCCCCAATTCCTGCCAGTTTAACAGAAACATATTACCATACATTAAGAATGATTCATGGATTACCTTTAACTATTATATTTGTGATTTTTGGGTTAAAAATAATAGTTGATTCCATAAAAGATATCCAACTAAAAAAGAAGTTGATTGTGATTGTGATCTTTCTAGGAATAATGAATATTCCTAGTTTTAGTTATGTTTATTTTCATAGATATCCTCAACAAACCCTGACTAGAGAAATGTTCCAATATGGAATTAAGGATTTCATGAATTATGTAATTATTAATCAGGATAGATTTAATAAAATAGTCATTGATAATCAAATAAATCAGCCATATATCTATTATCTATTTTATGCAAAATATGATCCAAAGTTAATTAATCATCTGGAAATTCAGCCAGATAAAGAAATTAAAAAAGTTGGTAAATATGAATTTAGAAACATTGATAATCAAGAGATTATCAATACCCAAGAAATATATCAAGTTAATGATAAAGATAGAATTTGGTATAAAATCTATGAAAGAAATGATCGGGTTCTATTTGTTAAAAAAGTAACCTAA
- a CDS encoding tetratricopeptide repeat protein: protein MKVSLCMIVKNEEITLPKCLGSVNNFVDEIVILDTGSTDKTPQIAQQFGAKVHHFTWDNNFSSARNEALKYVTGDWILVLDADESLTSEIIPLLQSVISKEEYLVINLVRQEVGSTQSPYSLVSRLFRNHPDIYFDRPYHALIDDSVTAILTQEPHWQIGYLPGVAILHTGYQKAVINEQNKYAKAAAAMEEFFASHPNDAYVCSKLGALYMQMGKIDAGMELLNRGLNQLIGNQVNEEKKTLNKFKHSQSQEFAVDFDEDINYDILYELHYHLGIAYTNLQNLSPAISHYQAAVKLPIYPLLKLGGYNNLGNLLKNVGDLPEAKIAYETAIKIDPNFVTGYYNLGMVCKAMGLFSEAIDAYNNAINLNPDYAEAYQNLGVVLLKIGDVSGSLEAFEYAISLHELYNPEEAKRLYQGLKEMGLI, encoded by the coding sequence ATGAAAGTTAGCCTTTGCATGATTGTTAAAAATGAGGAAATCACTTTACCAAAGTGTCTAGGAAGTGTTAATAATTTTGTTGATGAAATTGTAATTCTTGATACTGGTTCAACTGATAAAACACCCCAAATCGCTCAACAATTTGGAGCTAAAGTACATCATTTCACCTGGGATAATAACTTTAGTTCGGCTCGAAATGAAGCTTTAAAATATGTAACAGGTGATTGGATTTTAGTTTTAGATGCTGATGAAAGTTTGACATCAGAAATTATCCCTTTACTCCAATCAGTTATTAGTAAAGAAGAGTATCTGGTGATTAATCTGGTGCGTCAAGAAGTTGGTTCAACACAATCACCTTATTCTCTGGTTTCTCGACTATTTCGCAATCATCCAGATATATATTTTGATCGCCCTTATCATGCTTTAATTGATGATAGTGTCACCGCAATTCTCACTCAAGAACCACATTGGCAAATTGGTTATTTACCAGGAGTAGCAATTCTGCATACAGGTTATCAAAAAGCTGTAATTAATGAACAGAATAAATATGCTAAAGCCGCAGCCGCAATGGAAGAGTTTTTTGCCAGTCACCCCAATGATGCTTATGTATGCAGTAAATTGGGAGCTTTGTATATGCAAATGGGGAAAATTGATGCGGGTATGGAGTTATTAAATCGAGGATTAAATCAATTAATTGGTAATCAGGTTAATGAAGAAAAAAAAACGTTAAATAAATTTAAACATTCGCAGTCACAGGAATTTGCAGTTGATTTTGATGAAGATATAAATTACGATATTTTATATGAATTACATTACCATTTAGGAATTGCCTACACGAATTTACAAAATTTATCCCCAGCTATTTCTCATTATCAAGCTGCGGTGAAATTGCCTATCTATCCCCTTTTGAAATTAGGAGGATATAATAATTTAGGAAATTTACTCAAAAATGTAGGAGATTTACCAGAAGCAAAAATTGCTTATGAAACAGCCATAAAAATTGATCCTAATTTTGTAACAGGTTATTATAATTTAGGCATGGTATGCAAAGCAATGGGGTTATTTAGTGAAGCTATTGATGCCTATAATAACGCCATTAATTTGAATCCTGATTATGCAGAAGCTTATCAAAATTTAGGGGTTGTGCTGTTGAAAATTGGTGATGTTTCCGGTAGTTTAGAAGCTTTTGAATATGCTATTTCTCTCCATGAATTATATAACCCCGAAGAAGCAAAACGACTTTATCAAGGTTTAAAGGAAATGGGTTTGATTTGA
- the uvrC gene encoding excinuclease ABC subunit UvrC encodes MTISEQILPLYKNPERLENRLGEIPPEPGVYLLRDGSDRLIYIGKSRKLRSRVRSYFRDSTNKTERINTMVKLVTEIEFIVTDTEAEALALEANLIKQHQPYFNVLLKDDKKYPYLCITWSDEYPRIFITRKRQLGKAKDKYYGPYTDSGLLREIVHLCKKIFPLRQRPQPLFKDRPCLNYDIGRCPGVCQKLVSPVEYAKIVQKVAMVFQGRTQELIDILTAQMETAAAELNFETAAKIRDQIVALKSLNAAQKVALPDDTVSRDAIALAADDQHAYIQLFQIRAGQLVGRLAFVADSHPEPGAILQRVLEEHYQTAESVEIPSEVLVQHDLPDSEILSDILTERKGRKVTIFNPLRQSKAELIEMVGKNAQYELQRMQKLGDSNLQATQDLAAILDLPDLPKRIEGYDISHIQGTNAVGSQVVFIDGLPAKQYYRHYKIKNPDITIGHSDDFASLAEVINRRFRKYIEDPKLARLGNADWPDLIMIDGGKGQLSAVVGILMEMNLFADLRVVSLAKKREEIFLPHSSKPLETDSEQPGVQLLRRLRDEAHRFAVSFHRQQRSDKLKRSHLDEIPGLGQNRQKLLLAHFRSLDYIREATTTQLTEVPGIGSRLAQDIYDYFHPV; translated from the coding sequence GTGACTATATCTGAGCAAATCTTACCACTATACAAAAACCCAGAACGTTTAGAAAATCGTCTGGGAGAAATTCCCCCAGAACCCGGGGTTTATTTGCTGCGGGATGGCAGCGATCGCCTAATATATATAGGTAAATCTCGTAAATTGCGTTCTCGTGTCCGTTCCTATTTCCGCGACTCCACTAACAAGACGGAACGGATTAACACAATGGTTAAATTAGTGACAGAAATTGAATTCATTGTCACTGATACAGAAGCTGAAGCATTAGCACTAGAAGCCAATTTAATTAAACAGCATCAGCCATATTTTAACGTCTTACTCAAAGATGATAAAAAATATCCTTATCTGTGCATTACTTGGTCAGATGAATATCCGCGCATTTTCATTACTCGCAAACGTCAATTAGGGAAAGCCAAAGATAAATATTACGGTCCTTATACAGATTCCGGGTTATTACGAGAAATTGTCCATTTATGTAAAAAGATTTTTCCTTTACGACAAAGACCACAACCTTTATTTAAAGATCGTCCCTGTTTGAATTATGATATTGGTCGTTGTCCTGGTGTTTGTCAAAAATTAGTTTCCCCGGTTGAATATGCAAAAATTGTCCAAAAAGTAGCGATGGTTTTTCAAGGCAGAACTCAGGAACTAATTGATATTTTAACAGCACAAATGGAAACAGCAGCAGCAGAATTGAATTTTGAAACTGCGGCGAAAATTCGTGATCAAATTGTGGCTTTAAAATCCCTAAATGCTGCTCAAAAAGTCGCCTTACCTGATGATACAGTATCACGAGATGCCATAGCCTTAGCCGCCGATGATCAACACGCCTACATTCAATTATTCCAAATTCGCGCCGGTCAATTAGTGGGACGGTTGGCTTTTGTGGCTGACTCCCACCCTGAACCGGGAGCAATTTTACAACGAGTTTTAGAAGAACATTATCAAACAGCAGAAAGTGTAGAAATTCCTAGCGAAGTTTTAGTACAACACGATTTACCAGATAGTGAAATTTTGTCCGATATCTTAACAGAACGCAAAGGTAGAAAAGTCACAATTTTCAATCCTTTGCGACAAAGTAAGGCAGAATTAATAGAAATGGTGGGAAAAAATGCCCAATATGAATTACAAAGAATGCAAAAATTGGGTGATAGTAATTTGCAAGCAACCCAAGATCTAGCCGCTATTCTCGACTTACCAGATTTACCCAAACGCATTGAAGGATATGATATTTCTCATATTCAAGGGACTAATGCAGTAGGTTCGCAAGTCGTATTTATTGATGGTTTACCAGCCAAACAATATTACCGACATTATAAAATTAAAAATCCTGATATTACCATTGGTCATTCCGATGATTTTGCTAGTTTAGCGGAAGTTATTAATAGACGGTTTCGTAAATATATTGAAGATCCCAAATTAGCAAGATTAGGTAATGCTGACTGGCCTGATTTAATTATGATTGATGGTGGTAAAGGTCAACTATCTGCCGTTGTGGGTATTTTAATGGAAATGAATCTATTCGCAGATTTACGGGTTGTCAGTTTAGCCAAAAAACGAGAAGAAATCTTTTTACCCCACTCATCAAAACCTTTAGAAACAGACTCAGAACAACCAGGAGTCCAGTTATTACGAAGATTGCGAGATGAAGCCCATAGATTTGCGGTGAGTTTTCATCGTCAGCAAAGAAGTGATAAACTAAAGCGATCGCATCTAGATGAAATTCCCGGTTTGGGACAAAATCGCCAAAAGTTGCTATTAGCGCATTTTCGCTCTCTTGACTATATTCGTGAAGCTACAACTACACAATTAACTGAAGTTCCCGGAATTGGTTCACGGTTAGCGCAAGATATTTATGACTATTTTCACCCTGTTTAA
- a CDS encoding YebC/PmpR family DNA-binding transcriptional regulator: MAGHSKWANIKRQKAVVDARRGSIFTQLSRAIIVAARNGIPDPAGNFQLRTAIDKAKAAGIPNDNIDRAIAKGAGTFSDNSILEEIRYEGYGPGGVAILIEALTDNRNRTAADLRVSFSKNGGNLGETGCVSWMFSQTGVCVVEGVIDEDKLLEASLEGNAQSYEIIAEETFEVFTEMANLEKLSQTLKAKSFKVTNIELRWLPGNQVELTDADQAKSLLKLIDTLEGLDDVQNVTANFDMADGLMELSMN; the protein is encoded by the coding sequence ATGGCAGGACATAGTAAATGGGCAAATATTAAACGTCAAAAAGCCGTAGTAGATGCCAGAAGGGGAAGTATATTCACCCAACTATCACGGGCAATAATTGTGGCTGCAAGAAACGGTATACCAGATCCAGCAGGTAATTTTCAACTCAGGACAGCCATTGATAAAGCCAAAGCCGCAGGTATTCCCAATGATAATATTGATAGAGCCATTGCGAAAGGTGCAGGTACTTTCAGCGATAACAGCATCCTCGAAGAAATTCGCTACGAAGGTTACGGTCCTGGTGGTGTCGCCATTTTAATTGAAGCCCTCACAGATAACCGGAATCGAACTGCGGCAGATTTGCGCGTCTCTTTTAGCAAAAATGGCGGAAATTTGGGAGAAACAGGTTGCGTAAGTTGGATGTTTTCCCAAACAGGAGTTTGTGTAGTCGAAGGTGTAATTGATGAAGACAAGCTTTTAGAAGCTTCCTTAGAAGGAAATGCCCAGTCTTATGAAATCATTGCAGAGGAAACATTTGAGGTATTTACAGAAATGGCAAATTTAGAGAAACTCAGCCAAACCTTAAAAGCAAAAAGTTTTAAAGTCACAAATATAGAATTGCGTTGGCTTCCTGGTAATCAGGTAGAACTTACAGATGCAGATCAAGCTAAATCTCTCCTCAAATTAATTGATACCCTAGAAGGGTTAGATGATGTCCAAAATGTGACAGCTAATTTTGACATGGCTGATGGTTTAATGGAACTAAGTATGAATTAG
- a CDS encoding glucokinase: MTLLLAGDIGGTKTILRLVEFSETLGLKTLYEESFRSGDFPDLVPIVQRFLTTANSSTPEKACFAIAGPVVENTAKLTNLAWFLDTNRLTQELGILSISLINDFAAVGYGIFGLTKQDLLTLQVGKYQPAAPMAVIGAGTGLGQGFLIKQDHQYQVFPSEGGHADFAPRNELEFQLLKYLVDKHDIQRVSVERVVSGLGITSIYQFLRDRNIATESPEIAQAVRTWEQEAQTTEKTVDPGAFIGAAALQKSDRLSEQTMQLFIEAYGAEAGNLALKLLPYGGLYIAGGIAPKILPLMQNGSFLLNFTQKGRMGSLLEEIPVHIILNQQVGLIGAALSASRL, from the coding sequence ATGACATTGCTACTGGCCGGAGACATAGGCGGAACAAAAACTATTTTGCGTTTGGTGGAATTTTCGGAAACACTAGGGTTAAAAACTCTGTATGAAGAGAGTTTTCGCAGTGGGGATTTTCCTGATTTAGTCCCCATCGTCCAAAGGTTTTTGACTACAGCTAACTCTAGCACACCAGAAAAGGCTTGTTTTGCGATCGCAGGACCAGTAGTGGAAAACACCGCCAAGTTGACCAATTTAGCCTGGTTTCTCGATACAAATCGTTTAACTCAAGAATTGGGTATTTTGTCAATTTCCCTGATTAATGACTTTGCGGCTGTTGGTTACGGCATTTTTGGGTTAACAAAACAGGATTTACTCACTTTACAAGTTGGTAAATATCAACCAGCAGCACCAATGGCTGTAATCGGTGCGGGAACTGGGTTAGGACAAGGATTTTTGATTAAACAAGACCATCAATATCAAGTCTTTCCTTCCGAGGGTGGACACGCAGATTTTGCACCACGTAATGAATTAGAATTTCAACTGTTGAAATATCTAGTAGATAAACATGATATTCAACGAGTTTCTGTCGAAAGAGTAGTTTCCGGGTTAGGAATTACCTCCATTTACCAATTTTTACGCGATAGAAACATAGCCACTGAATCACCAGAAATTGCCCAAGCAGTCAGAACTTGGGAACAAGAAGCACAGACAACCGAAAAAACCGTTGATCCAGGGGCATTTATTGGCGCTGCTGCACTCCAAAAAAGCGATCGCCTTTCCGAACAAACCATGCAATTATTTATCGAAGCCTACGGTGCAGAAGCCGGCAATTTAGCCCTCAAACTCCTACCCTATGGCGGATTATACATTGCTGGTGGTATCGCCCCCAAAATCCTCCCCTTAATGCAAAATGGTAGTTTCCTCTTGAATTTTACCCAAAAAGGCAGAATGGGTTCTCTTCTCGAAGAAATCCCCGTGCATATAATTCTTAATCAACAAGTGGGATTAATTGGTGCAGCTTTGTCTGCCTCTAGGTTATAA
- a CDS encoding histidine phosphatase family protein: MSQIVWIARHANRLDFVYPDWFLTAERRYDPPLSDDGMIQAQQLAKRLKGEKIAHIFASPFLRTIQTANAIAEVLDLQIKLEVGLSEWLNPEWMTEEPEKLSTSALVKLFPRIDTSYTSRIAAKYPETHQQVRERSAQTARCLSTEFSPHDILLVAHGASVLGAAMGFVGDIAKSEVKASLCSLVKVVRQDSEWLLALKGDTSHLTKIEELVRFV, encoded by the coding sequence ATGAGTCAAATAGTTTGGATAGCAAGACACGCTAACCGCCTTGATTTCGTATATCCCGATTGGTTTCTAACCGCCGAAAGACGGTATGATCCACCTTTATCAGATGATGGGATGATTCAGGCGCAGCAGTTAGCAAAGCGACTTAAAGGGGAAAAAATCGCCCATATTTTTGCTTCTCCGTTTTTGCGAACTATCCAAACTGCGAATGCGATCGCCGAAGTTTTGGATTTACAGATTAAACTGGAAGTGGGTTTGAGTGAATGGCTTAATCCCGAATGGATGACTGAAGAACCCGAAAAACTCTCAACCTCAGCTTTAGTCAAATTATTTCCCAGAATTGATACCAGTTACACATCACGCATAGCCGCAAAATACCCGGAAACTCATCAACAGGTGCGGGAACGTTCGGCGCAAACTGCCAGGTGTTTATCTACTGAATTTTCCCCCCATGATATCCTATTGGTGGCGCATGGCGCGTCTGTCTTGGGTGCAGCAATGGGATTTGTGGGGGACATAGCCAAAAGTGAAGTCAAAGCTTCTCTATGTTCTTTGGTAAAAGTTGTCCGTCAAGATTCAGAATGGTTATTAGCACTCAAGGGTGATACGTCCCATTTGACGAAAATTGAAGAATTGGTGCGATTTGTGTAA